In Fusarium oxysporum f. sp. lycopersici 4287 chromosome 11, whole genome shotgun sequence, the following are encoded in one genomic region:
- a CDS encoding acetyltransferase has protein sequence MTVFNIDEEDNLNRMRRGDLYYAFTPKLVAARKRCRQAVTRLNAAEDPTRREMAEFWRQITNDDRPLPPPAATEDEEDNVLHEYPWIEAPIRIDYGTNIKVGSNVFINFNCTILDTCQVTIGSRTLIGPNVSFFSGTHPLDPELRNGTNGPELGGTITVGEDCWIAGNVTILPGITIGAGSTVGAGSVVTKDVPPYHVVAGNPAKIIRKLERKPNGKH, from the exons ATGACCGTCTTTAACAtcgacgaggaggacaaCCTCAACCGCATGCGCCGCGGCGATCTGTACTACGCCTTCACGCCCAAATTGGTAGCTGCCCGTAAGCGATGCAGGCAGGCCGTCACTCGACTCAACGCAGCCGAGGACCCAACACGCCGCGAGATGGCCGAATTCTGGAGACA GATAACAAACGACGACCGCCCTTTACCTCCACCTGCAGCgacagaagatgaggaggacaaCGTGTTGCACGAATATCCCTGGATCGAAGCACCCATCAGAATCGACTACGGCACGAATATCAAAGTCGGAAGCAATGTTTTTATCAACTTCAACTGCACCATACTAGATACATGCCAAGTAACCATCGGCTCAAGGACGTTGATCGGGCCAAATGTTTCATTCTTCTCCGGTACGCATCCTCTGGATCCTGAGCTGCGTAATGGAACAAACGGGCCAGAACTGGGCGGTACAATCACTGTTGGTGAAGATTGCTGGATCGCGGGTAATGTGACCATTCTTCCAGGTATCACAATCGGTGCTGGTTCCACGGTTGGCGCAGGAAGTGTTGTCACCAAG GACGTACCGCCTTACCATGTGGTAGCTGGAAACCCTGCCAAGATTATTCGTAAGCTTGAGCGGAAGCCGAATGGAAAGCACTAA